A part of Rhinatrema bivittatum chromosome 16, aRhiBiv1.1, whole genome shotgun sequence genomic DNA contains:
- the LOC115077594 gene encoding LOW QUALITY PROTEIN: olfactory receptor 5V1-like (The sequence of the model RefSeq protein was modified relative to this genomic sequence to represent the inferred CDS: inserted 1 base in 1 codon) encodes MQTENQTQVTEFLIQGFSEHPNLQVLLFIVFLIIYLVTLTGNLTILILMCIDSRLHKPMYFFLSNLAILDICFTSMTLPKLLAISLTESKTISFKACMAQLYLVMVCAGGEFYLLCAMAYDRYVAICNPLRYSVVMNKRVCILLSASSWLAAFLDILPHSVSISYSSFCGHNVINHFFCDFQTLLKLSCSDTSTIKLLMVTLNXMFGPGLFIFILTSYIHIISTILKIQSVEGRHKAFSTCSSHLTVIVIYSGTVLFVYMRPFTMDTRPEDKLFGVLFNVIIPMLNPIIYSLRNKDVKDALRKGIRGRISD; translated from the exons ATGCAGACAGAAAACCAAACCCAGGTCACAGAATTCCTCATCCAGGGGTTCTCAGAACACCCAAACCTTCAAGTTTTGCTTTTCATTGTGTTCCTGATTATTTACTTGGTCACACTGACAGGGAACCTCACCATTTTGATACTAATGTGCATTGATTCGCGCCTCCACaaacccatgtacttcttccttaGCAACCTGGCCATTTTGGACATCTGCTTCACATCCATGACTCTCCCAAAACTGCTAGCCATTTCTCTAACAGAGAGCAAAACCATTTCATTCAAAGCATGTATGGCCCAGCTCTACCTGGTTATGGTTTGCGCCGGTGGggaattctatttgctttgtgCCATGGCATATGACCGTTATGTGGCCATCTGCAATCCCTTGCGCTACTCGGTGGTCATGAATAAGAGGGTTTGCATTCTATTGTCTGCCAGTTCCTGGTTAGCTGCATTTCTGGATATACTGCCACACAGTGTGTCCATTTCTTATTCCTCATTCTGTGGACACAATGTAATCAACCATTTTTTTTGTGACTTCCAAACATTGCTGAAACTTTCCTGCAGTGACACCTCCACGATTAAACTATTGATGGTCACTCTAA TTATGTTTGGTCCTGGATTATTCATTTTCATCTTGACATCCTATATCCACATCATTTCCACCATATTGAAAATTCAGTCTGTGGAGGGGAGGcacaaggccttctccacctgctcatCTCACCTCACAGTCATTGTTATATACTCTGGAACTGTACTTTTTGTATATATGAGACCCTTTACCATGGACACACGGCCTGAGGACAAACTGTTTGGCGTATTGTTTAATGTGATTATCCCCATGCTGAACCCCATTATATACAGCTTGAGGAACAAGGATGTTAAAGATGCTCTAAGGAAAGGCATAAGGGGCAGAATAAGTGACTAA